One window from the genome of Elaeis guineensis isolate ETL-2024a chromosome 5, EG11, whole genome shotgun sequence encodes:
- the LOC140858175 gene encoding uncharacterized protein gives MQLSSPPQPPPLKRSSSSGVTVVVLPSPLADDDVVVVESSARSAEAVQALPIQVGSGGRAVGRKAADKGTDKCKASMHPAFTAGYGPDMPSEEPIITIEMCASKPPIRHSKTVDSSGVGENGDASRRLESQEGAPRLRDSVERLHVVDRDDPRH, from the exons ATGCAGCTGTCGTCGCCGCCCCAACCACCACCCTTGAAGCGTTCCTCTTCGTCAGGGGTCACGGTTGTAGTCCTCCCTTCTCCTCTTGCCGATGACGACGTCGTTGTCGTCGAGTCATCGGCGAGGTCAGCCGAAGCGGTACAAGCCCTTCCGATCCAAGTTGGGTCTGGAGGTCGGGCAGTTGGTCGGAAAGCTGCCGACAAGGGTACCGACAAATGTAAGGCATCAATGCACCCTGCTTTTACTGCGGGCTACGGTCCGGATATGCCTTCTGAGGAGCCGATTATCACGATTGAGATGTGCGCTTCAAAGCCACCAATTAGGCACTCCAAGACCGTCGACTCGTCGGGGGTTGGCGAGAATGGTGATGCTTCCCGTAGATTGGAAAGTCAAGAAGGCGCACCCCGTCTCAGAGATTCAGTCGAGCGCTTACATGTCGTTGATCGGG ATGATCCACGACATTAG